A section of the Polynucleobacter sp. AP-Jannik-300A-C4 genome encodes:
- the nuoI gene encoding NADH-quinone oxidoreductase subunit NuoI produces MFKKISQFLDSLMLKDILTGMSITGRYLFKPKITVQYPEEKTPQSVRFRGLHALRRYENGEERCIGCKLCEAVCPAYAITIETAERDDGTRRTSRYDIDLTKCIFCGFCEEACPVDAIVETNIFEYFGDKRGDLYFTKEMLLAVGDKYEKDIAANRAADAPYR; encoded by the coding sequence ATGTTTAAGAAAATTTCCCAATTCCTCGATAGCTTGATGCTCAAAGATATTTTGACTGGTATGTCGATTACCGGTCGCTATCTTTTTAAGCCAAAAATAACTGTTCAATATCCAGAAGAGAAGACTCCACAGTCTGTGCGCTTCCGCGGTTTGCATGCTTTGCGCCGCTATGAAAATGGGGAAGAGCGTTGTATTGGTTGCAAATTGTGTGAGGCGGTATGTCCTGCCTATGCCATCACGATTGAAACTGCCGAGCGTGATGATGGTACTCGTCGCACCAGTCGTTATGACATTGATTTAACTAAGTGTATTTTCTGTGGCTTTTGCGAAGAAGCTTGCCCAGTGGACGCTATTGTTGAAACGAATATTTTTGAGTATTTCGGAGATAAGCGTGGAGATTTGTACTTCACCAAAGAAATGCTTTTAGCTGTAGGCGATAAGTATGAAAAAGATATTGCCGCTAACCGCGCAGCTGATGCGCCTTATCGTTAA
- a CDS encoding NADH-quinone oxidoreductase subunit A, translating into MNLANYFPVLLFILVGIGVGLVPMFLGKILAPSKPDAEKLSPYECGFEAFEDARMKFDVRYYLVAILFILFDLETAFLFPWGVALRDIGWFGYASMVIFLLEFIVGFVYIWKKGALDWE; encoded by the coding sequence TTGAATCTCGCTAACTACTTTCCCGTTCTGCTTTTCATCCTTGTAGGTATTGGGGTGGGTTTAGTCCCCATGTTCCTCGGAAAAATCTTGGCTCCTTCGAAGCCGGATGCTGAAAAACTGTCTCCCTATGAGTGTGGTTTTGAAGCTTTCGAAGATGCGCGTATGAAATTTGACGTGCGCTATTACCTCGTTGCCATCCTATTTATCTTATTTGACTTAGAAACCGCCTTCCTGTTCCCGTGGGGCGTTGCTTTACGTGACATTGGCTGGTTTGGCTACGCTTCCATGGTGATTTTCTTATTGGAATTCATTGTGGGCTTTGTGTACATCTGGAAAAAGGGCGCTCTCGACTGGGAGTGA
- the nuoG gene encoding NADH-quinone oxidoreductase subunit NuoG — MVEIELDGKAVEVPQGSMVMHAANKLGAYIPHFCYHKKLSIAANCRMCLVEVEKAPKPLPACATPVTQGMKVFTHSAKAVEAQRSVMEFLLINHPLDCPICDQGGECQLQDLAVGYGKSNSRYEEEKRVVFHKNVGPLISMQEMTRCIHCTRCVRFGQEVAGVMELGMVNRGEHSEITTFAGQTIDSELSGNMIDLCPVGALTSKPFRYAARTWELGRKRSVSPHDSLGANTTIQTKANKVMRVVALENDAINECWISDRDRFAYEGLNSADRVTTPMVKQGGQWLETDWQSALDYVAHSLKTISSESGPEAVAALAHPISSTEELFLLQKMIRGLSSNQVETRLRQTDVKGAASAPWLGMPIGKLSELDRVLVIGSFLRKEQPLIAARLRAGTKRGLQVSRIDAGGDDWLIPASGIAATPSAWLNTLSEVALAVAKAKSATAPAGTPNLTVSATAQKIADSLLSGTSTSVLLGSAAVAHPQASDLHVLAQFIAEQTGATLGFLPVGGNAVGASLVKANGVGVESVLSGERRAVILMNIDPDADLPNPTQARAALAKANTVIALSAYKSADLLEVADVILPISTFTETVSTFINSEGRAQTIQPAVKPLGDSRPAWKVLRVLGGLLNLDGFLYNMPEEVLGEALGENYCTKLSNQSTASGLTNGNAAVAAGLERLSDVGIYAGDQIVRRSSALQLTRDAKRGNQVGLGQALFNELGLKEGDAVRVTQDSQSVDLPATLEANLAQGVVRISAGTMASAKLGSMFGPVTVSKA; from the coding sequence ATGGTTGAAATCGAATTAGATGGTAAGGCAGTAGAAGTTCCGCAAGGTTCGATGGTGATGCATGCCGCGAACAAGCTCGGCGCTTACATTCCTCACTTCTGCTATCACAAGAAGTTATCTATCGCTGCTAACTGCCGTATGTGCTTGGTAGAAGTAGAGAAGGCGCCAAAGCCATTGCCAGCTTGCGCAACACCAGTAACGCAGGGTATGAAGGTATTTACCCATTCCGCTAAAGCAGTTGAAGCACAGCGCTCAGTGATGGAGTTCCTTTTAATTAACCATCCTTTAGATTGCCCAATTTGTGATCAAGGTGGTGAGTGCCAGTTACAAGATTTGGCAGTGGGTTACGGTAAATCCAATTCACGCTACGAAGAAGAGAAGCGTGTTGTATTCCACAAGAATGTTGGCCCTCTTATCTCTATGCAAGAGATGACACGTTGTATTCATTGCACTCGTTGCGTACGTTTTGGTCAAGAAGTTGCCGGCGTCATGGAATTGGGCATGGTCAATCGCGGTGAGCATTCTGAAATCACGACTTTTGCAGGCCAGACTATTGATTCTGAACTTTCTGGAAACATGATTGATTTGTGCCCAGTAGGTGCATTAACCAGCAAGCCTTTCCGCTATGCTGCGCGTACTTGGGAATTAGGCCGTAAGCGTTCAGTTAGCCCTCATGACAGTCTGGGTGCTAATACGACTATTCAAACAAAAGCGAACAAAGTAATGCGCGTCGTTGCTTTGGAGAATGATGCAATTAATGAATGCTGGATTAGTGATCGTGATCGCTTCGCCTACGAAGGCTTGAACAGTGCTGATCGTGTAACTACCCCAATGGTGAAGCAGGGCGGTCAGTGGTTGGAGACTGATTGGCAATCCGCCCTGGACTACGTTGCCCATTCACTCAAAACCATTTCTTCTGAGAGCGGTCCTGAAGCGGTGGCCGCCTTAGCGCACCCAATCTCCAGTACTGAAGAGTTGTTCTTGCTTCAAAAAATGATTCGCGGCTTGAGTTCGAATCAAGTTGAGACTCGTTTACGTCAAACTGACGTGAAAGGCGCAGCTTCAGCCCCATGGTTGGGTATGCCGATTGGCAAATTAAGTGAGCTCGATCGTGTGTTGGTAATTGGTAGCTTCTTACGTAAAGAACAGCCATTGATTGCTGCGCGTTTACGTGCCGGCACAAAGCGCGGCTTGCAAGTCTCACGTATTGATGCGGGTGGTGATGACTGGTTGATCCCTGCTTCGGGTATTGCTGCAACTCCAAGCGCATGGCTCAATACATTAAGTGAAGTTGCCTTGGCTGTGGCTAAAGCAAAATCTGCAACTGCTCCAGCAGGCACGCCTAACTTAACAGTTTCTGCTACTGCACAAAAAATTGCGGATAGCTTGCTGTCTGGTACGTCTACTTCAGTATTGCTAGGCTCTGCTGCAGTCGCCCATCCACAAGCATCTGACTTACATGTCTTGGCGCAATTCATTGCTGAGCAAACTGGCGCTACTTTAGGCTTCTTACCAGTTGGCGGTAATGCTGTTGGTGCTAGCTTAGTCAAGGCTAATGGTGTGGGCGTTGAATCAGTTCTTTCTGGTGAGCGTCGTGCTGTCATCTTGATGAATATCGATCCAGACGCTGACTTGCCAAATCCTACGCAAGCGCGTGCTGCTTTGGCTAAAGCCAATACAGTGATTGCCTTGAGTGCATATAAGAGTGCTGACCTCCTTGAGGTAGCCGATGTCATTCTGCCGATCTCTACATTCACAGAAACGGTTTCTACTTTCATTAACTCAGAAGGCCGTGCGCAAACAATTCAACCAGCGGTAAAGCCTTTGGGTGATTCTCGTCCAGCATGGAAAGTGTTGCGTGTTTTAGGCGGCTTATTGAATTTAGATGGCTTCCTGTACAACATGCCTGAAGAGGTATTGGGTGAAGCGCTTGGTGAAAACTATTGCACTAAGTTATCAAATCAATCCACCGCAAGCGGATTGACCAATGGAAACGCAGCTGTAGCAGCAGGTTTAGAGCGTTTATCTGATGTTGGTATTTACGCCGGCGACCAAATCGTCCGCCGTTCATCAGCATTGCAGTTAACGCGCGATGCTAAGCGCGGCAATCAAGTTGGATTAGGTCAAGCACTCTTTAATGAGCTGGGCTTGAAAGAGGGCGATGCTGTGCGAGTGACTCAAGATAGTCAGTCCGTAGATTTGCCGGCCACATTGGAAGCGAATTTAGCTCAGGGCGTTGTCAGAATTTCTGCGGGCACTATGGCTAGCGCTAAATTGGGATCGATGTTTGGTCCTGTAACTGTTAGCAAGGCATAA
- a CDS encoding NADH-quinone oxidoreductase subunit D, with product MAQIKNYTLNFGPQHPAAHGVLRLVLELDGEVIQRADPHIGLLHRATEKLAETRTWIQNVPYMDRLDYVSMMANEHAYVMAIEKLLQVDVPLRAQYIRVMYDELTRLLNHLLWIGCHGLDVGAMAVFLYAFRDREDIFDMYEAVSGARMHAAYYRPGGVYRDLPTQMAQYSKSKIRSTSAIKRLNESRSGSLLDFIEDFSGRFDANVDEYCNLLTDNRIWKQRLVGIGVVTPERALQLGFTGPMLRGSGIEWDLRKKQPYETYDKLDFDIPVGVNGDSYDRYLVRMEEMRQSNRIIKQCVAWLKANDGPVMSDNHKVSPPKRVDMKTNMEELIHHFKLFTEGMHVPDGEAYSAVEHPKGEFGIYLISDGANKPYRMKIRAPGFVHLSAMDEMSRGHMLADAVTIIGTQDIVFGEIDR from the coding sequence ATGGCACAAATTAAGAACTACACCCTCAATTTTGGTCCTCAGCATCCTGCGGCTCACGGCGTATTGCGTTTAGTACTGGAGCTTGATGGCGAGGTAATTCAGCGTGCTGATCCGCACATTGGTTTATTGCATCGCGCTACAGAAAAATTAGCTGAGACACGTACTTGGATTCAAAACGTTCCTTATATGGATCGTTTGGACTATGTCTCGATGATGGCTAACGAACATGCTTACGTGATGGCAATTGAAAAGTTGCTTCAGGTAGATGTTCCATTGCGTGCTCAATACATCCGCGTGATGTATGACGAGTTAACTCGTTTGCTCAATCACCTCTTGTGGATTGGTTGTCATGGTTTAGACGTTGGCGCGATGGCCGTGTTCTTGTATGCCTTCCGTGACCGTGAAGATATTTTTGATATGTACGAAGCCGTTTCTGGTGCTCGTATGCATGCTGCTTACTACCGTCCAGGTGGAGTCTATCGTGACCTGCCAACGCAGATGGCGCAATACTCTAAGTCTAAGATTCGTAGCACTTCTGCAATCAAGCGTTTAAATGAAAGTCGTAGTGGTTCACTGCTCGATTTCATTGAAGACTTCTCCGGCCGCTTTGATGCCAATGTAGATGAGTATTGCAATCTCCTTACTGATAATCGTATTTGGAAGCAGCGTTTAGTTGGTATTGGTGTTGTAACTCCTGAGCGCGCTTTGCAGCTCGGCTTCACAGGGCCTATGTTGCGTGGCTCCGGTATTGAGTGGGACTTACGTAAAAAACAACCTTACGAAACTTACGACAAGCTCGACTTTGATATCCCTGTTGGTGTAAATGGTGACTCTTATGATCGCTATTTAGTTCGCATGGAAGAAATGCGTCAATCGAATCGCATCATCAAGCAATGTGTGGCTTGGCTCAAGGCAAACGATGGCCCCGTCATGAGCGATAACCATAAAGTATCTCCACCAAAGCGTGTAGATATGAAGACCAATATGGAAGAGTTGATTCACCATTTCAAACTCTTTACTGAAGGTATGCACGTTCCTGATGGCGAGGCTTACTCTGCGGTTGAGCATCCAAAAGGTGAGTTTGGTATCTATTTGATTTCTGATGGCGCCAATAAACCATACCGCATGAAAATTCGTGCACCAGGATTCGTACATTTATCTGCGATGGATGAGATGTCACGTGGCCACATGTTGGCTGATGCTGTAACCATTATTGGTACTCAAGATATCGTGTTCGGGGAGATTGACCGCTAA
- a CDS encoding NADH-quinone oxidoreductase subunit C yields MSDRLVQLTANLEKVLGKRAQSIEVALGEVTVVVNADAYFESAMLLRDDPSLAFEQLIDLCGVDYQDYREGQWGGQRFGVVSHLLSIAHNWRLRVRVFAPEDAYPIVASLTPVWSAANWFEREAFDLYGILFDGHEDLRRILTDYGFIGHPFRKDFPISGNVEMRYDPELKRVVYQPVTIEAREITPRIVREEQYGGPV; encoded by the coding sequence ATGTCAGATCGTTTAGTTCAACTCACGGCCAATCTAGAAAAAGTTTTAGGTAAGCGCGCTCAATCTATTGAAGTCGCCTTGGGCGAAGTTACTGTTGTCGTTAATGCGGATGCCTATTTTGAATCCGCCATGTTGTTACGCGATGACCCTTCCTTGGCTTTTGAGCAATTGATTGATTTGTGCGGTGTAGATTATCAAGACTACCGTGAAGGGCAGTGGGGCGGTCAGCGCTTTGGCGTTGTTTCACATCTTTTATCCATAGCGCATAACTGGCGTTTACGTGTTCGTGTATTTGCTCCAGAAGATGCTTACCCGATTGTTGCCTCGCTAACTCCTGTTTGGTCTGCTGCCAACTGGTTTGAACGTGAAGCGTTTGACCTCTACGGCATCTTGTTTGATGGTCATGAAGACTTGCGTCGTATCTTGACCGATTATGGTTTCATTGGCCACCCATTTAGAAAAGATTTCCCAATCTCTGGCAACGTAGAAATGCGCTATGACCCAGAGTTGAAGCGTGTGGTGTATCAGCCAGTCACGATTGAAGCGCGTGAAATTACACCGCGTATCGTGCGTGAAGAGCAGTACGGAGGTCCGGTTTAA
- a CDS encoding NAD(P)H-quinone oxidoreductase: MRVMEIKEFGAPEMLVAATRPDPVAPAAGTGEILIKVIAAGINRPDVLQRKGHYPVPAGASDIPGLEVAGEIIGGDLAHADNLFGLKVGDKVCALVQGGGYAELCTAPIAQCLPYPKGFTDQEAASLPETFYTVWSNVFMRGELSEGETLLVQGGSSGIGVTAILIAKALGHKVFVTAGTDEKCAACVALGADLAINYKTQDFAEEVKKATDGKGVNVILDMVTGAYVQKEIDCLADDGRIVIIAIMGGSKAEVNTGQILRRRLTITGSTLRPRPVSFKKQITQQLHARIWPLLDAGKLKPVIYKTFTLDQAADAHRLMESSEHVGKIVLTV, encoded by the coding sequence ATGCGCGTAATGGAAATCAAAGAATTTGGCGCACCAGAAATGCTGGTGGCTGCTACTCGTCCTGATCCAGTGGCTCCGGCTGCTGGTACGGGCGAGATTTTGATTAAGGTAATTGCTGCTGGGATTAATCGTCCGGATGTTTTACAGCGTAAAGGCCATTACCCAGTGCCAGCAGGCGCATCGGATATTCCTGGTCTCGAAGTAGCGGGTGAGATTATCGGCGGCGACTTAGCTCACGCCGATAATCTATTTGGTCTCAAAGTTGGCGATAAGGTTTGTGCGCTTGTGCAAGGCGGTGGTTACGCAGAATTGTGTACCGCTCCCATTGCACAATGCCTGCCTTATCCAAAAGGGTTTACTGATCAAGAAGCGGCATCTTTGCCCGAAACTTTCTATACCGTATGGAGCAACGTCTTCATGCGTGGTGAGTTGTCTGAAGGCGAAACCTTGCTAGTTCAAGGTGGTTCAAGTGGCATCGGTGTGACTGCCATTTTAATTGCCAAGGCTTTGGGTCATAAAGTATTCGTGACTGCCGGCACCGATGAGAAGTGCGCTGCATGCGTGGCTTTAGGTGCTGATCTGGCGATCAACTACAAGACACAAGATTTTGCAGAAGAAGTGAAGAAGGCAACAGACGGTAAGGGTGTCAACGTTATTCTCGACATGGTTACCGGTGCTTATGTACAAAAAGAGATTGATTGCTTAGCTGATGATGGTCGCATTGTGATTATTGCAATCATGGGCGGATCAAAGGCTGAAGTAAATACCGGACAAATTTTGCGTCGTCGTTTAACCATTACTGGTTCTACCTTGCGCCCACGTCCAGTGTCATTCAAGAAACAAATTACTCAGCAGTTACATGCACGTATCTGGCCTTTGCTAGATGCAGGCAAGTTGAAGCCAGTAATTTATAAAACATTTACCTTGGATCAGGCTGCTGATGCCCATCGTTTGATGGAGTCTTCTGAGCACGTTGGCAAGATTGTCCTCACTGTTTAA
- the nuoE gene encoding NADH-quinone oxidoreductase subunit NuoE — translation MTTTLQLSDKTLADIARNVAKYPPDQKQSAVMASLIAAQTEVGWVSPEVIATVAQILEMPTIAVDEVATFYNMYNTKPIGKYKLVICTNLPCQLTHGETAATYLKETLGIGYNETTPCGTFTLKEGECMGACGDSPVMLVNDKRMCSFMSKEKIDTLLKELRAEGKAA, via the coding sequence ATGACAACAACTCTTCAACTTTCGGACAAAACGCTTGCAGATATTGCGCGCAATGTCGCGAAATATCCTCCAGACCAAAAACAATCTGCAGTGATGGCCTCATTGATTGCTGCCCAAACTGAAGTAGGTTGGGTGTCACCAGAGGTGATTGCTACAGTTGCTCAAATTTTAGAAATGCCAACGATTGCAGTTGATGAAGTGGCTACTTTCTACAATATGTACAACACCAAACCGATTGGTAAGTACAAATTAGTAATTTGTACAAATCTACCTTGCCAGTTAACTCACGGCGAAACAGCGGCTACATACTTAAAAGAAACTCTCGGTATTGGTTACAACGAAACCACCCCATGCGGAACTTTTACCCTGAAAGAGGGTGAGTGTATGGGAGCGTGTGGAGATTCTCCAGTAATGCTCGTCAATGACAAGCGCATGTGTAGTTTCATGAGTAAAGAGAAGATTGATACCCTATTGAAAGAACTCCGTGCGGAAGGGAAAGCAGCATGA
- a CDS encoding NADH-quinone oxidoreductase subunit B family protein, with product MALEGVLKEGFVTTTADQLINWTRNGSLWPMTFGLACCAVEMMHAGASRYDLDRFGVVFRPSPRQSDLMIVAGTLCNKMAPALRKVYDQMPEPRWVISMGSCANGGGYYHNSYSVVRGCDRIVPVDIYVPGCPPTAEALIYGIIQLQSKIARTSTIARKA from the coding sequence ATGGCATTAGAAGGCGTTCTCAAAGAAGGATTTGTTACCACTACTGCAGACCAGTTAATTAACTGGACGCGTAATGGCTCTTTATGGCCAATGACTTTTGGCCTTGCTTGCTGCGCTGTAGAAATGATGCATGCGGGCGCATCCCGTTATGACTTAGATCGATTCGGTGTAGTTTTCCGCCCATCTCCACGTCAATCAGACTTGATGATTGTGGCTGGTACTTTGTGTAACAAGATGGCTCCAGCTCTTCGTAAGGTCTATGACCAAATGCCTGAACCACGCTGGGTAATCTCCATGGGCTCTTGTGCCAATGGTGGTGGTTATTACCATAACTCGTATTCAGTAGTTCGCGGTTGTGACCGTATCGTGCCAGTGGATATCTATGTTCCTGGTTGCCCTCCAACTGCAGAAGCGTTGATCTACGGAATCATTCAGTTGCAATCGAAGATCGCTCGTACTAGCACGATTGCGCGGAAGGCTTAA
- the tpiA gene encoding triose-phosphate isomerase → MRPLTVIGNWKMNGSLASNADWVKIVCRGMEQGMPAGRKYAVCVPSPYLSQCGELIQNCSLAFLSLGAQDVSAYTAGAYTGEVAASMLKELNCAYVIVGHSERRQYHHEVDEQVAEKALQVLDNGMIPVICVGESADERNSGREIEVVRGQISKQVAILQDRLADCLIAYEPIWAIGTGKVASAQMAQDMHRAIRLQLAEFDEDVASHVGILYGGSVKPDNAVELFAMPDIDGGLIGGASLSPQDFLAICQA, encoded by the coding sequence ATGCGCCCACTCACTGTTATCGGCAACTGGAAAATGAACGGCAGTCTTGCAAGCAATGCAGACTGGGTCAAGATCGTTTGCCGTGGCATGGAGCAGGGAATGCCTGCTGGTCGCAAGTATGCAGTGTGTGTTCCTTCTCCTTACTTATCGCAGTGCGGTGAGTTAATTCAGAATTGCTCTTTAGCTTTTTTAAGCTTAGGCGCTCAGGATGTATCTGCTTATACTGCTGGCGCTTATACCGGCGAGGTTGCAGCCTCCATGCTCAAAGAATTGAATTGTGCTTATGTGATTGTTGGACATTCTGAACGTCGTCAATATCATCACGAGGTTGATGAGCAGGTTGCAGAGAAAGCCCTTCAGGTACTTGATAACGGCATGATCCCTGTAATCTGTGTTGGTGAATCTGCAGATGAGCGAAATTCTGGTCGTGAGATTGAGGTTGTCAGAGGTCAAATTTCAAAACAAGTGGCCATTTTGCAAGATCGTTTAGCTGACTGCCTGATTGCTTATGAGCCTATTTGGGCTATTGGCACTGGCAAGGTAGCAAGCGCTCAAATGGCCCAAGATATGCATCGAGCAATCCGCTTGCAGTTAGCGGAGTTTGATGAGGATGTAGCTTCCCATGTGGGAATTTTGTATGGCGGTAGCGTTAAACCTGACAATGCCGTTGAACTATTTGCAATGCCGGATATTGATGGTGGATTGATTGGGGGTGCTTCCTTAAGCCCGCAGGATTTTCTGGCTATCTGTCAGGCCTAG
- the secG gene encoding preprotein translocase subunit SecG, translating into MEWFKTLLIVLQVISALAVILLVLLQQGKGADMGAAFGSGSSGSLFGASGSANFLSHTTAIFAAVFFVCTLGITWIGNKKEVSPGILSGTVAPVVAPAPAPAAPAQDPTKPAVPK; encoded by the coding sequence ATGGAATGGTTTAAGACTTTATTGATCGTTTTGCAGGTAATTTCTGCTTTGGCTGTGATCTTGCTGGTGTTGTTGCAGCAGGGTAAGGGTGCTGATATGGGTGCTGCTTTTGGTTCTGGATCCTCAGGCAGTCTCTTTGGCGCCAGTGGTTCAGCCAACTTCCTATCCCACACAACTGCTATTTTTGCGGCAGTCTTTTTTGTCTGCACTTTAGGGATTACTTGGATTGGCAATAAAAAGGAAGTTAGCCCTGGAATTTTGTCTGGCACTGTAGCGCCGGTTGTGGCTCCAGCCCCAGCCCCAGCTGCTCCAGCCCAGGATCCGACTAAGCCGGCTGTTCCAAAGTAA
- the nuoH gene encoding NADH-quinone oxidoreductase subunit NuoH yields MDNFLNLVTTQGEAIFGSLWPLVWALVRIVIIVLPMFGAVAYMTLWERKLIGWMHIRLGPNRVGPLGLLQPIADALKLLMKEIISPTRSSKVLYFIAPVMVIMPAFAAWAVIPFQAKMVLADVNAGLLYVMAISSIGVYGVILAGWSSNSKYPFLGAMRASAQMISYEIAMGFALVTVLLTSGSLNLSSIVASQEQGYFAGMGLNFLSWNWLPLLPMFVIYFISGVAETNRHPFDVVEGESEIVAGHMVEYSGMAFAMFFLAEYANMILIAALSATMFLGGWLPIVDLPILRDIPGFFWLFAKTFFLLSCVIWLRATLPRYRYDQIMRLGWKIFIPICVFWVVVVGAWVVSPWNIWK; encoded by the coding sequence ATGGATAATTTCTTGAACCTCGTTACCACCCAAGGTGAGGCCATCTTTGGCTCACTATGGCCACTCGTTTGGGCTTTGGTACGTATCGTGATCATCGTGTTGCCAATGTTTGGCGCCGTTGCATACATGACTCTTTGGGAACGTAAGTTAATCGGCTGGATGCATATCCGACTGGGACCAAACCGTGTTGGTCCATTAGGTTTGCTACAACCTATTGCTGACGCTTTGAAGTTGCTCATGAAGGAGATTATTTCTCCTACTCGGTCTAGCAAAGTTTTGTATTTCATTGCACCGGTGATGGTGATCATGCCAGCTTTTGCTGCATGGGCAGTCATCCCCTTCCAAGCAAAAATGGTCTTGGCGGATGTCAACGCAGGTTTACTGTACGTCATGGCAATCTCATCTATTGGTGTTTATGGCGTAATCTTGGCCGGTTGGTCATCTAACTCCAAATATCCGTTCCTTGGCGCAATGCGTGCATCAGCACAAATGATTTCTTACGAAATTGCCATGGGCTTTGCATTAGTTACAGTATTGCTGACTTCAGGTTCTTTGAATCTGAGTAGCATCGTTGCCTCTCAAGAGCAGGGTTATTTTGCTGGTATGGGATTGAACTTCCTTTCTTGGAATTGGTTGCCATTGCTCCCAATGTTCGTGATCTACTTTATCTCTGGTGTAGCTGAAACCAATCGCCATCCATTTGACGTGGTTGAGGGTGAGTCTGAGATTGTTGCTGGCCATATGGTCGAGTATTCAGGCATGGCATTTGCAATGTTCTTCTTGGCTGAATATGCCAACATGATCTTGATTGCTGCATTATCTGCAACGATGTTCTTGGGCGGCTGGTTACCAATTGTTGATTTGCCAATCCTTCGTGATATCCCAGGCTTCTTCTGGTTGTTTGCTAAAACCTTCTTCCTCTTGTCTTGCGTCATTTGGTTGCGCGCCACATTGCCGCGCTATCGCTATGACCAAATCATGCGTTTGGGTTGGAAGATCTTTATTCCCATCTGCGTATTCTGGGTGGTTGTCGTTGGCGCCTGGGTTGTATCCCCATGGAATATTTGGAAATAA
- the nuoF gene encoding NADH-quinone oxidoreductase subunit NuoF has translation MTSLHDRHIKPLILAGLNGENWRLKDYESRGGYQQLRRIINDKIAPDAIIAELKASSLRGRGGAGFPTGLKWSFMPRQFPGQKYLVCNSDEGEPGTFKDRDIMRYNPHALIEGMIIGAYTMGISVGYNYIHGEIFAVYERFEEALEEARAAGYLGDKIMGSDFNFQLHAAPGWGAYICGEETALLESLEGKKGQPRFKPPFPASFGLYGKPTTINNTETFAAVPFIMAIGGQAYLDLGKPNNGGTKIFSISGDVTYPGNYEIPLGTPFAELLKLAGGMRDGIPLKAVIPGGSSSPVIPGAEMMTLTMDYDSIAKAGSMLGSGAVIVMNETRCMVRALERLSYFYHEESCGQCTPCREGTGWLWRIVHRIEHGEGRPEDLDLLNDVAANIQGRTICALGDAAAMPVRGMLKHYMDEFAYHVEHKRCLDSAKPL, from the coding sequence ATGACCAGCTTGCACGATAGACACATTAAGCCTTTGATTCTCGCTGGATTGAATGGTGAGAATTGGCGTTTAAAAGATTACGAAAGCCGTGGTGGTTATCAACAGTTGCGTCGTATCATCAATGACAAAATCGCACCAGATGCAATTATTGCTGAACTAAAGGCATCATCTTTGCGTGGTCGTGGAGGCGCAGGTTTCCCAACGGGATTGAAGTGGAGCTTCATGCCCCGTCAATTTCCCGGTCAAAAATATTTAGTTTGTAATAGTGACGAAGGTGAGCCTGGTACTTTTAAAGACCGCGACATCATGCGTTACAACCCGCATGCCTTGATTGAGGGCATGATTATTGGTGCCTACACTATGGGCATCTCTGTGGGTTATAACTATATCCACGGTGAAATTTTTGCAGTCTATGAGCGCTTCGAAGAGGCGCTTGAAGAAGCCCGTGCTGCTGGATATCTCGGCGACAAAATCATGGGAAGTGATTTCAACTTCCAATTGCATGCAGCTCCTGGTTGGGGTGCATATATCTGTGGTGAAGAGACTGCGCTTTTAGAGTCGCTTGAAGGTAAGAAGGGTCAGCCACGCTTTAAGCCCCCATTCCCTGCAAGCTTTGGTTTGTATGGCAAGCCAACCACAATTAATAACACTGAAACTTTTGCTGCTGTGCCATTCATTATGGCAATTGGTGGCCAGGCTTATTTAGACTTAGGCAAGCCTAATAACGGCGGTACAAAGATTTTCTCCATCTCTGGCGATGTGACTTATCCAGGCAATTATGAGATCCCACTAGGGACCCCATTTGCTGAATTATTGAAACTTGCTGGTGGTATGCGTGACGGTATTCCATTGAAGGCAGTTATTCCTGGTGGATCTTCTTCCCCAGTAATTCCGGGTGCCGAGATGATGACTCTCACCATGGACTACGACAGTATTGCAAAAGCAGGGTCCATGCTGGGATCTGGTGCAGTCATCGTAATGAATGAAACCCGCTGTATGGTTCGTGCCTTAGAGCGCTTGTCTTATTTCTATCACGAAGAATCTTGTGGTCAGTGCACTCCATGTCGCGAGGGCACTGGTTGGTTGTGGCGCATCGTTCACCGCATTGAGCATGGCGAAGGTCGTCCAGAAGATTTGGATTTATTAAATGATGTAGCTGCAAACATTCAGGGTCGCACGATTTGCGCCTTGGGTGATGCGGCTGCTATGCCAGTTCGTGGCATGTTGAAGCATTACATGGATGAATTTGCGTATCACGTAGAACATAAGCGCTGCTTAGATTCTGCAAAACCTTTATAA